The genomic interval GCGGTCTTGATCGATCCGGATACCGGCTTACCGGATGATGAAGCGCAGATTCCGTTCTTGCCAGAAGCCCGACAGCGGAAAGCACAAAGCGAGGTCTTGCTACGCAACAGGTTGATCGAATTGCCTGACGCGTTGCCTCCGGTCGTGTGTGAACACGAAGTCGTTTTGAAATCGGCAGACGATGTCGCGTGGCGTGCGATCGCGTTGTTCATCGTCGCGGTACGCGCAGAATCGATTGCGTCGGGCAAACCGATCGACCCGGCGCGTCTGCAGGAGAAGTCGCCGCTTGCCTTTCAAGCCTTCACGCCGGCCGAGAAAGAGTTTGTGTTTTCCACCACTCCTGATCCGCAAACCGTCATCAACTTTGCGTGGCGGTACGAAGCACTCTTTGTGTTGCAGTGGGCGCTCGGATTGCATCCGCAATTGCCTTTTCCCAATGAAATCTGCGATGTCCCCTTGGTCGCCCAAACCATGATGACTCAAAGCAATCGAGATCTGATACAGAACGCGAAACTGCGAGCGGTGTCCGAGATCTTAGATGCGTTGGATCAGAATTATCGTCTTTTGTGGGCGGCGCGAGACGCGAGCGGCCGACAAGTCGACCCGCCATCCCAAATCGACGGCGGCGTGATCAGCGAACGTCAACACGCCTTGAACTGGATCACCGGTTTCGAAGACGCCCCCTGGGACGACGTCGACATCCCGTCGTGAGTTGGCAGGATATACAGCACGCAAACTGATTTGAATTCTAGGAACAAGTATTTGTCGATGTGCAATCAGAGCAAGTCAGCTAAGGTGACGCTCGGTAGCGTCCAACAAATCGAAAAATCGGCTCTC from Stieleria varia carries:
- a CDS encoding DUF4272 domain-containing protein; translation: MAIQVTAYCTHRNPPEITFPLDAILTRDRSDPGLVSHLEDVIGYIMQDGQREMTASLYGVFRHLQRCQVQYQFTVEGENIEAVAPWAWKANAIVMLPDGALRDPNGAVLIDPDTGLPDDEAQIPFLPEARQRKAQSEVLLRNRLIELPDALPPVVCEHEVVLKSADDVAWRAIALFIVAVRAESIASGKPIDPARLQEKSPLAFQAFTPAEKEFVFSTTPDPQTVINFAWRYEALFVLQWALGLHPQLPFPNEICDVPLVAQTMMTQSNRDLIQNAKLRAVSEILDALDQNYRLLWAARDASGRQVDPPSQIDGGVISERQHALNWITGFEDAPWDDVDIPS